From Pelosinus fermentans DSM 17108, the proteins below share one genomic window:
- a CDS encoding GrpB family protein, producing the protein MKNAMKVMECGWDWGQAFEKEKKNIRMILGSHAVAIEHVGSTAIPQQETKSVIAILIGVVPFRGFDFYQSMFSLKDYSYMQIDMNDRYLFKKYENGIWTHNLHIVPYDDDFYLRNEFLLRDYLRDHPELAFEYGEVEKCFNKRNGGNIAKFTRSKIGFIQKIIDAARREKGLSLQHV; encoded by the coding sequence ATGAAAAATGCAATGAAAGTTATGGAATGTGGCTGGGATTGGGGACAAGCTTTTGAGAAAGAAAAAAAGAATATACGGATGATCCTTGGCTCTCATGCAGTGGCTATTGAGCATGTAGGGAGTACAGCGATTCCTCAGCAGGAAACAAAATCGGTAATTGCTATCTTGATTGGTGTTGTACCTTTTAGAGGATTTGACTTTTATCAATCGATGTTTAGTTTAAAGGACTATAGCTATATGCAAATCGATATGAATGATCGATACTTATTTAAAAAATATGAGAATGGCATTTGGACACATAACTTGCATATTGTTCCTTACGATGATGATTTTTATTTGCGCAATGAATTTTTGCTGCGTGATTATTTGCGTGATCATCCTGAGCTCGCCTTTGAATATGGTGAAGTCGAAAAGTGTTTCAATAAAAGGAATGGCGGTAACATTGCAAAATTTACCCGATCAAAAATTGGGTTTATACAAAAGATAATTGACGCTGCCAGAAGAGAAAAGGGTTTATCCTTACAGCATGTTTGA
- the zupT gene encoding zinc transporter ZupT — protein sequence MATENLWAAFGLTLFAGLCTGIGSALAFLTKRTNKKFLSLALGFSAGVMIYVSMIEIFRKAQDSLILGLGEKMGSWITVISFFGGMLFIAAIDKLIPSHENPHEMHSVEEIADSEKAMLPTNEKKLLRMGTFTALAVAIHNFPEGFATLIASLQDPALGVSIAIAVAIHNIPEGIAVSIPLYYATGSHKKAFYYSFLSGLAEPAGAIIGYLILAPFMTDTLFGIVFAGVGGIMVFISLDQLLPTAREYGEHHLSIYGLVLGMMLMAVSLLLFM from the coding sequence ATGGCGACAGAAAATCTATGGGCAGCTTTTGGTCTTACTCTATTTGCCGGGTTATGCACAGGAATCGGAAGTGCACTGGCCTTTTTGACAAAACGAACCAATAAAAAATTTCTTTCACTCGCGTTAGGATTTTCAGCAGGTGTAATGATTTATGTTTCCATGATAGAAATATTTAGAAAAGCGCAGGATTCTCTAATACTAGGGCTTGGCGAGAAAATGGGATCGTGGATTACCGTGATATCCTTTTTTGGGGGTATGTTGTTTATTGCTGCAATTGATAAACTAATTCCTTCCCATGAAAATCCACATGAAATGCATAGTGTTGAAGAAATTGCCGACTCAGAAAAAGCAATGCTTCCTACCAATGAAAAAAAATTGCTTCGCATGGGGACTTTTACAGCTCTAGCCGTGGCTATTCACAATTTTCCAGAGGGATTTGCAACGTTAATTGCATCATTACAAGATCCTGCTCTAGGTGTAAGCATCGCTATCGCTGTAGCCATTCACAATATCCCAGAAGGAATTGCAGTATCGATTCCTCTTTATTACGCAACAGGCAGTCATAAAAAAGCCTTCTATTACTCTTTTCTTTCCGGATTAGCAGAACCTGCTGGTGCAATTATTGGATATTTGATTTTAGCGCCTTTTATGACAGATACCCTCTTTGGTATCGTTTTTGCAGGTGTGGGCGGCATCATGGTCTTTATTTCATTAGATCAATTATTGCCTACTGCCCGGGAATACGGGGAGCATCATTTATCCATTTATGGTCTAGTCTTAGGGATGATGCTCATGGCTGTCAGTCTATTACTATTTATGTGA
- a CDS encoding TetR/AcrR family transcriptional regulator, whose translation MDDIKNNILDKAKDRLDRFGFKKTTMDEISRDCKISKKTIYEHFKDKEDLFTCLITRECHKTVEILFSQVCEIADPLERLIHLIKSAISYFNEDTFVTRILKNDDALFSAFLSRKYHTLIDQEIITRIAAIVNEGKQQGLFREVDEKVIAYAGFKLFQSFSYMRTGQFLANQDKQEYYTDVLIDFIVHALVKK comes from the coding sequence ATGGATGATATAAAAAATAATATTCTTGATAAGGCCAAAGATAGATTGGATCGTTTTGGCTTTAAGAAAACGACAATGGACGAAATCAGCAGAGATTGTAAAATTTCTAAAAAAACAATTTATGAGCATTTTAAAGATAAAGAAGATCTGTTTACTTGTTTAATAACAAGGGAATGTCATAAAACTGTGGAGATTTTGTTTTCTCAAGTGTGTGAAATCGCCGATCCATTAGAGCGATTAATTCACCTCATTAAAAGTGCAATATCTTACTTTAATGAAGATACCTTTGTAACCAGGATACTAAAGAATGATGATGCTTTGTTCTCAGCCTTTTTGAGCCGAAAATATCATACACTGATTGATCAAGAAATTATCACTCGGATTGCTGCTATTGTTAATGAAGGAAAACAACAAGGGCTTTTTCGGGAAGTGGATGAAAAGGTGATAGCATATGCCGGTTTTAAACTGTTCCAATCTTTTAGTTATATGCGAACGGGCCAATTTCTCGCAAATCAAGATAAACAAGAGTATTATACAGATGTATTAATTGATTTTATTGTTCATGCACTTGTGAAGAAATAG
- a CDS encoding beta-ketoacyl-ACP synthase III encodes MNKKCVGIIGLGSYVPQRIMTNKDLEERMDTSDQWIVERTGIHERRVAAENESTSDLAAKAGQKALEDAKISPAEIDLIIVATASPDMVFPATACVVQENIKAVNAAAFDISAVCSGFLYAMITGSQFIKAGTYRKVLVIGAETLSRFTDWSDRNTGMLFGDGAGAAVLGETPEGYGILGVDLGADGGGAELLKIPAGGSRHPATMETILQKQHFIYMNGNEVFKFAVKVMGETTLKALKNANLTASDITYLVPHQANIRIIQSAAKRLGIPMEKVVVNINKYGNTSAASIPIALDEAVKSGAIKSGDIVALAGFGGGLTWASSIMKWCK; translated from the coding sequence ATGAATAAAAAATGCGTTGGCATTATTGGTCTAGGGTCTTATGTGCCTCAACGGATCATGACAAATAAGGACTTGGAAGAAAGAATGGATACCTCTGATCAATGGATTGTTGAGCGTACAGGGATTCATGAACGGCGTGTTGCGGCAGAGAATGAATCTACGTCAGATTTGGCTGCTAAAGCAGGTCAAAAAGCATTAGAGGATGCTAAAATTTCCCCAGCGGAAATAGACTTAATTATCGTAGCAACGGCGTCGCCGGATATGGTGTTTCCGGCAACAGCATGTGTAGTGCAGGAGAATATCAAAGCGGTAAACGCTGCTGCCTTTGATATTTCTGCAGTTTGTTCCGGTTTTTTATATGCCATGATAACCGGCAGTCAATTTATTAAAGCAGGTACGTATCGTAAAGTCTTGGTAATTGGTGCAGAAACCCTGTCTCGATTTACGGATTGGAGCGATCGTAATACGGGGATGCTGTTTGGTGATGGAGCAGGAGCTGCTGTTCTAGGTGAGACACCAGAAGGCTATGGTATCCTAGGAGTGGATTTAGGGGCAGATGGCGGTGGTGCAGAGCTTTTGAAAATACCGGCCGGTGGTTCACGTCATCCTGCAACCATGGAAACGATACTTCAGAAACAGCATTTTATTTATATGAATGGAAATGAGGTTTTTAAATTTGCAGTCAAGGTAATGGGAGAAACTACACTCAAGGCCTTGAAGAATGCAAACCTTACTGCCAGTGACATCACATATCTTGTGCCTCATCAAGCCAATATTCGCATCATCCAATCAGCAGCGAAAAGGCTTGGTATACCAATGGAGAAAGTAGTTGTAAACATTAATAAGTATGGAAACACTTCTGCAGCTTCCATACCAATTGCTCTTGATGAGGCTGTAAAGTCAGGAGCAATTAAATCGGGTGATATTGTTGCGTTAGCAGGATTTGGCGGAGGATTAACCTGGGCGTCCAGCATTATGAAATGGTGCAAATAA
- a CDS encoding response regulator, translating into MITMRFFIVDDDEAIRSMLAEIIEDYDLGEVIGEAENGAAIDGNLLTVKAIDILIIDLLMPIRDGIQTVRELIPTYKGGIIMLSQVEDKEMIGNAYSLGVHYYITKPINRLEVLSIIQNVMEHIRLQNVICNIEKNLNVLNSEKVIHTSTPITTKRNAISASGQDLLAQLGMIGESGSKDLLDMLDYLCISENEEPINHEFPSLKDIFTSVAMKKLGMKTPNPNDIKKEAKAIEQRVRRTIFQGITHLASLGIIDYTNPTFEEYTPKFFDFTEIRKIMLNLQSNIKPSIGNSRINIKRFVKVLFIEAKKANNLLS; encoded by the coding sequence ATGATTACGATGCGTTTTTTTATTGTCGATGATGATGAAGCGATCCGATCTATGCTAGCTGAAATAATTGAGGATTATGATCTTGGAGAGGTAATTGGAGAAGCAGAAAATGGTGCCGCTATTGACGGCAACTTATTAACGGTGAAAGCCATTGATATCCTGATTATTGATTTATTAATGCCGATACGCGATGGAATTCAAACTGTCCGTGAGTTGATCCCCACCTACAAGGGTGGAATTATTATGCTTTCGCAAGTAGAAGATAAAGAAATGATCGGCAATGCCTATTCTCTTGGTGTACATTATTATATTACGAAACCCATCAATCGACTTGAAGTGCTCAGCATCATTCAAAATGTGATGGAACACATTCGACTGCAAAATGTCATATGCAATATTGAAAAGAACCTAAATGTATTAAATTCTGAAAAAGTCATTCATACATCCACACCGATCACAACAAAAAGAAATGCTATTAGTGCCTCAGGACAAGATTTACTTGCCCAGCTGGGAATGATCGGGGAAAGCGGCAGTAAAGACTTACTGGACATGCTAGACTATTTATGCATATCTGAAAATGAAGAACCGATTAATCACGAATTCCCTTCATTAAAAGATATTTTTACTAGTGTAGCAATGAAAAAACTAGGTATGAAAACACCTAATCCAAATGACATAAAGAAAGAAGCTAAAGCCATAGAACAGCGAGTACGCAGAACAATCTTTCAAGGAATAACCCATTTAGCCTCTCTTGGCATTATAGATTATACCAATCCAACGTTTGAAGAGTATACTCCGAAGTTTTTTGATTTTACCGAAATTAGAAAAATAATGCTCAACTTACAAAGTAATATAAAACCGTCTATTGGAAATTCACGTATTAATATTAAAAGGTTTGTGAAAGTATTATTTATTGAAGCGAAAAAAGCCAATAACTTACTCTCTTAA
- a CDS encoding NADH:flavin oxidoreductase, which produces MVKVSDEIIIRGKKIKNRIVMPPMVCFSFKGDNGGMYGEQYVDHYTKRAKGGTGLIIVQATPVAGAAEQLGVWSDEQMKPLEKIAQNCHSYGSTVMMQLSCGDVDINELSQEQIHKMQSDCIAAAARAIQAGFDGVEYHFVHGYTLCRFLDPTFNQRNDCYGGALENRMRFLMEIMEQIRDAVGEEAIVSVRMGGNIPDVAGAIDVVKAFEELGIDLLHVSFGMKEPVGDVPAEFKCSTIVFNGSEIKKHVTIPVIAVSEIFTAEQANFLIENDYVDFAAVGRGIYADENWANKVLAKEPIRQCRNCGGSIRKCLWFTDHTKCPAKKIS; this is translated from the coding sequence ATGGTCAAAGTTTCCGACGAGATCATTATAAGAGGAAAGAAAATAAAAAACCGAATTGTTATGCCGCCGATGGTATGTTTTTCCTTTAAGGGCGATAATGGAGGTATGTATGGTGAGCAGTATGTTGATCACTATACCAAAAGAGCAAAAGGCGGTACCGGTTTGATCATTGTACAAGCAACTCCTGTTGCAGGTGCGGCAGAGCAGCTTGGAGTTTGGAGTGACGAACAGATGAAGCCTCTGGAGAAGATTGCCCAAAACTGCCATAGCTATGGTTCTACTGTAATGATGCAGCTTTCCTGTGGAGATGTGGACATCAATGAATTATCACAAGAACAGATTCATAAGATGCAAAGTGACTGTATTGCAGCTGCCGCAAGGGCAATACAAGCAGGATTTGATGGTGTTGAATATCATTTTGTCCATGGGTATACATTATGCAGATTTTTAGACCCAACCTTCAACCAAAGGAACGATTGCTATGGTGGTGCTTTAGAGAATCGAATGCGCTTTCTGATGGAGATCATGGAGCAGATTCGTGATGCTGTTGGCGAAGAAGCCATTGTTAGCGTTCGTATGGGAGGCAATATTCCTGACGTAGCAGGGGCAATTGATGTTGTCAAGGCTTTCGAGGAATTAGGGATTGATCTCCTTCATGTTTCCTTTGGTATGAAAGAGCCTGTGGGTGATGTTCCTGCTGAGTTTAAATGCAGTACAATTGTATTCAACGGCAGCGAGATTAAAAAGCATGTTACGATTCCCGTTATTGCTGTGTCAGAAATCTTTACTGCAGAGCAGGCAAATTTCTTAATTGAAAATGACTATGTGGATTTTGCAGCAGTAGGCAGAGGGATATATGCTGATGAAAACTGGGCAAACAAGGTTCTTGCCAAGGAGCCTATTAGGCAGTGTCGCAACTGCGGAGGATCAATAAGAAAATGCTTGTGGTTTACGGACCACACCAAATGTCCTGCAAAGAAGATTAGCTGA
- a CDS encoding flavodoxin family protein: MAKILVLNGSPRKHGSTAAMAEEISRGASEQGAEIKSYYLNAMNITGCQSCYACKGESHRCILQDDMQELYDEIAGANGIIFATPVYMWQMTAQLKQVIDRLYPFIKHDYSSYLAPGKKVLLAITQVRPDTSMFHHYFEHMGKNLSFLGFGLYKILIAGGTRKPEDLHKQREIMAEARRMGAWLAE; this comes from the coding sequence ATGGCAAAAATTCTTGTTCTTAATGGCAGTCCGCGTAAGCACGGTTCCACAGCTGCAATGGCAGAAGAAATCAGCAGAGGGGCAAGTGAGCAAGGGGCTGAGATTAAGTCTTATTACCTTAATGCTATGAATATAACAGGCTGTCAGAGTTGTTACGCCTGTAAAGGAGAAAGCCACCGCTGCATCCTGCAGGATGATATGCAGGAATTGTACGATGAAATAGCCGGTGCCAACGGCATCATTTTTGCTACGCCCGTATATATGTGGCAGATGACAGCACAATTGAAACAGGTGATTGATCGTTTGTACCCTTTCATAAAACACGATTATTCCAGTTACTTAGCTCCCGGCAAGAAGGTCTTGCTGGCGATTACACAGGTCAGACCTGATACTTCTATGTTTCACCACTATTTTGAACATATGGGTAAGAATCTTTCCTTTCTTGGTTTTGGCCTTTACAAAATTCTCATCGCTGGAGGAACACGTAAGCCGGAGGATTTGCACAAACAAAGGGAAATAATGGCGGAAGCCAGGCGAATGGGTGCCTGGCTTGCTGAATAG
- a CDS encoding efflux RND transporter periplasmic adaptor subunit: MKKSIINTIVILSITSLLVSGCSKAATTTEDIPLVRSETVKINSSGQSANYSGEVRGRYETQLAFQVSGKIIKRNVDLGSKVSPGDVLMEIDAKDIQQNVNISSAQVSSAQSQLQLAAANLERYRTLFEQGAISRAQLDQYQNNYEVAQSAVRQSAAQYTQGSNQLGYSTLVADSGGVVSSISVEAGQVVSAGQAVLTLVKDGEREIEINVPENRVDELRKTEQIQVVFWALPNVTVQGNIREISPIADKVSRTYKVRISLVNPPADINLGMTANVMIVQAGGQPVTYIPLSAIYQTGDIPHVWVIVNEAVTLRPIKVGAFGDNKVQVLEGLQDGDVIVTAGVQKLHEGEKVRI; this comes from the coding sequence GTGAAGAAAAGTATCATAAATACCATTGTAATTTTAAGTATTACATCGTTACTGGTTTCTGGTTGTTCCAAGGCAGCCACAACGACAGAAGACATACCTCTGGTTCGTTCAGAAACAGTAAAAATAAACAGTTCCGGCCAAAGTGCAAACTACTCTGGTGAAGTTCGCGGTCGCTATGAAACCCAGCTTGCTTTCCAAGTAAGTGGGAAAATTATAAAAAGAAATGTTGATCTTGGCAGTAAAGTGAGTCCTGGCGATGTATTAATGGAAATTGATGCTAAGGATATTCAGCAAAATGTCAATATTTCTTCGGCTCAAGTTTCTTCTGCCCAGTCCCAGCTGCAATTAGCTGCAGCAAATCTGGAACGTTATCGTACTCTCTTTGAGCAGGGAGCGATCAGTCGTGCCCAATTGGATCAGTATCAAAATAATTATGAGGTTGCTCAGTCTGCTGTTCGTCAATCTGCCGCTCAATATACCCAGGGCAGCAACCAGTTAGGTTATAGCACACTAGTTGCTGACAGCGGTGGTGTTGTTTCCAGCATCAGCGTAGAAGCCGGCCAGGTAGTAAGTGCGGGCCAGGCAGTACTTACCCTGGTTAAGGATGGAGAGAGGGAAATTGAAATTAATGTTCCAGAAAATCGAGTGGATGAGCTGCGTAAGACTGAGCAAATTCAAGTTGTCTTCTGGGCCTTGCCGAATGTGACGGTCCAAGGAAATATTAGAGAGATTTCACCAATTGCTGATAAGGTATCTAGAACTTATAAAGTACGCATTAGTTTAGTCAATCCTCCTGCTGACATCAATTTAGGAATGACAGCCAATGTTATGATTGTCCAAGCCGGCGGTCAGCCGGTTACCTATATTCCTCTTTCGGCCATTTACCAGACTGGGGACATTCCACATGTATGGGTTATTGTCAATGAAGCGGTAACCTTGCGTCCTATCAAAGTAGGTGCTTTCGGGGATAATAAGGTTCAAGTACTGGAAGGACTCCAGGATGGAGATGTTATTGTTACGGCAGGAGTGCAAAAGCTGCATGAAGGAGAGAAGGTGCGCATATGA
- a CDS encoding efflux RND transporter permease subunit: protein MKNLNLTQWALNHKQLVYFLVVVTFIMGIFSYQQLGRMEDPDFVIRQMIVSVSWPGASALQVEEQVTDKIEKKLQDVPGINYLRSYSQPGKAVIYVTLKDTVNEKDVRPTWLEVRNMVNDMKSTLPQGIAGPSFNDRFDDVFGCIYAITSDGYSYEEMRENAEQVRRTLLGVKSVKKADLIGVQTEKIYIEMENSKLAQLGVDPNLIINAVKTQSPMAASGMVETATDNVYLRVSGIFENIDNLKNLPIRANDRTFRLEDVAKIQRSYTEPMEPRMYYNGQPAIGIALAMDKGGNVLTLGTDLEKTIKQIKQDLPLGLEIHQVSNQPEVVKESIGEFTKSLKEAIIIVLVVSFLSLGVRAGIVVALCIPLVIAGIFACMQVFGIDLHKVSLGALIIALGLLVDDAIIAVEMMTVKLEQGWSKFDAACYAYTATAFPMLTGTLITCAGFIPIGFSKGAASEFTSSIFTVVTIALLISWLVSVLVTPLLGYKLINPKAKEDKAHDPYDSRFYRFFRRILTWCLYHRKLVLGITIACFISSLGLLTLIKQEFFPPSVRPELIVEMTLPEGSSLLATQQEAQRLAEQLQDDPNINNYSYYVGQGAPRFVLTSDPKLPAANYAQFVIVAKDLEAREALNTKINTIFTEDFANVRGHVKFIQTGPPSPYPVMLRVSGYDHEQVRTIAKEVSDVMRANSNLHNINFDWNEKNKVMHLSVDQDKARLLGINSQTLALDLQTQLSGASIAEFYEQDKTIGIVFRMDSQNRKDLSAIKDLPIHIGSGKFVPLDQIAKISYDAEDGMIWRRDLKPTITVQADVRPEITGNDATKKVYEDLAALRQSLPPGYSITIGGSLERSQESMEFLLKPVPVMILIIVTLLMIQLQKVSLMILAVLTAPLGIIGVSLSMLLTQRPMGFVAELGILALSGMIIRNSVILIDQIEQHIKAGESPWDAIIDSAILRFRPIMLTAAAAILGMVPLIPSTFWGPMAVAIAGGLLGATILTLLVLPTMYAAWFKVKSND from the coding sequence ATGAAGAACCTGAATTTAACCCAGTGGGCACTGAATCACAAACAATTAGTTTATTTCTTGGTAGTAGTGACTTTTATTATGGGGATCTTTTCCTATCAGCAGCTGGGGAGAATGGAAGATCCTGATTTTGTTATTCGTCAAATGATTGTATCTGTATCCTGGCCTGGAGCCAGCGCTCTTCAAGTAGAAGAACAGGTTACTGACAAAATTGAAAAAAAACTGCAGGATGTGCCGGGTATTAACTATTTAAGAAGCTATTCTCAGCCGGGAAAAGCTGTTATTTATGTCACATTAAAAGATACGGTAAATGAAAAAGACGTCCGTCCTACTTGGCTGGAAGTGCGGAATATGGTAAATGACATGAAAAGCACACTGCCTCAGGGGATAGCAGGACCTTCTTTTAATGACCGCTTTGACGATGTATTCGGCTGCATTTATGCTATTACCTCCGATGGATACAGCTATGAAGAAATGCGGGAAAATGCGGAGCAAGTACGCAGGACGCTGCTTGGAGTCAAAAGTGTTAAGAAGGCAGATTTAATTGGTGTACAAACGGAAAAAATCTATATTGAGATGGAAAATAGCAAATTGGCCCAGCTTGGCGTTGACCCCAATTTGATTATTAATGCTGTGAAAACACAAAGTCCTATGGCAGCGTCCGGTATGGTAGAAACCGCAACGGATAATGTGTATTTGCGGGTTAGCGGGATATTTGAGAATATAGACAATCTTAAGAACCTGCCGATTCGTGCCAATGATCGTACCTTCCGTTTGGAAGATGTAGCAAAGATTCAGCGCAGTTATACCGAACCGATGGAACCCAGGATGTATTATAACGGTCAGCCGGCAATCGGTATTGCCCTTGCTATGGATAAAGGCGGTAATGTACTTACTTTGGGAACAGATCTGGAAAAAACCATAAAGCAAATTAAGCAGGATTTGCCTCTTGGCCTGGAGATTCATCAGGTTTCGAATCAGCCAGAGGTCGTTAAAGAATCCATTGGCGAATTTACTAAATCCCTTAAAGAAGCGATTATCATTGTGCTGGTTGTTAGCTTCTTAAGTCTTGGTGTTAGAGCTGGGATCGTTGTGGCCCTATGCATTCCCTTGGTAATAGCCGGCATTTTTGCATGTATGCAAGTCTTTGGAATTGATCTTCACAAAGTCTCCTTAGGGGCGCTGATCATTGCTTTGGGCCTCTTGGTTGATGATGCTATTATTGCGGTAGAAATGATGACGGTAAAGCTGGAACAGGGCTGGAGCAAATTCGATGCTGCCTGCTATGCCTATACGGCAACTGCTTTTCCGATGCTTACGGGGACGTTAATCACTTGTGCAGGTTTCATTCCTATCGGATTTTCGAAAGGGGCTGCATCAGAATTTACCAGCAGTATTTTTACGGTAGTAACCATTGCGCTATTAATTTCATGGCTTGTATCGGTTTTAGTAACTCCTTTGCTGGGGTATAAGCTTATTAATCCAAAAGCAAAAGAAGACAAAGCTCATGATCCATATGATTCGAGATTTTATCGATTCTTTCGCAGGATACTTACTTGGTGCTTGTATCATCGTAAACTAGTACTGGGGATTACCATAGCATGTTTTATTAGCTCCCTTGGTCTGCTTACACTTATAAAACAAGAGTTCTTTCCGCCATCTGTACGTCCCGAACTGATTGTAGAGATGACGTTACCGGAAGGCTCTTCTTTACTTGCTACTCAGCAGGAAGCCCAAAGACTTGCCGAGCAGCTTCAGGATGATCCTAACATTAACAATTACAGTTATTATGTGGGGCAAGGAGCGCCTCGTTTTGTACTAACTTCTGATCCGAAACTGCCGGCAGCCAACTATGCCCAGTTTGTCATTGTTGCCAAGGATTTAGAGGCACGGGAGGCATTAAATACTAAAATTAATACCATTTTTACAGAGGATTTTGCGAATGTGCGGGGACATGTAAAATTCATTCAAACGGGACCGCCTTCTCCTTATCCTGTTATGCTAAGGGTTAGCGGATATGACCATGAACAGGTGCGAACCATTGCCAAAGAGGTCAGTGATGTGATGCGCGCAAATTCAAATCTGCATAACATTAATTTTGACTGGAATGAAAAAAATAAAGTCATGCATTTGTCAGTTGATCAGGATAAGGCAAGGCTGCTAGGGATTAACAGCCAAACCTTAGCCCTTGACTTACAAACGCAGTTATCAGGAGCATCCATTGCGGAGTTTTACGAACAGGATAAAACGATCGGTATTGTCTTTCGCATGGATTCTCAAAATCGCAAAGATCTTTCTGCCATTAAAGATCTTCCCATTCATATTGGCAGTGGCAAATTTGTTCCTCTCGATCAAATTGCCAAAATCAGCTATGATGCGGAAGACGGGATGATTTGGCGGCGTGATCTCAAACCGACTATCACCGTTCAGGCTGATGTAAGACCAGAAATAACGGGGAATGATGCAACTAAAAAAGTATATGAAGACCTTGCAGCCCTGCGTCAGAGCCTGCCTCCCGGTTATAGTATTACGATTGGCGGTTCTCTAGAGCGCAGTCAGGAATCCATGGAGTTCTTGCTTAAGCCTGTTCCGGTGATGATACTCATTATTGTAACTTTGCTGATGATTCAGCTCCAAAAAGTTTCCCTTATGATCCTAGCTGTCCTCACGGCACCTTTAGGCATTATCGGAGTCAGCCTCTCTATGCTGCTCACTCAGCGGCCAATGGGATTTGTCGCGGAGCTTGGTATTCTAGCCCTTAGCGGCATGATCATTCGAAACTCAGTTATCTTAATCGATCAGATTGAACAGCATATCAAAGCGGGTGAAAGCCCCTGGGATGCTATCATTGACTCTGCTATATTAAGATTTCGTCCCATTATGCTTACAGCAGCAGCTGCCATATTGGGCATGGTTCCTTTGATCCCCAGTACTTTCTGGGGACCCATGGCAGTAGCCATTGCCGGTGGATTGCTGGGCGCGACGATTTTAACATTATTAGTATTGCCCACCATGTATGCTGCCTGGTTTAAGGTGAAATCGAATGACTAA
- a CDS encoding TIM barrel protein, with product MRGINRLLFGISGLPIGNGHKFNYASGITYLKGFGLDAMELLFVRSVNVSDKNKDAILENKLKNDFYLSAHGSYYINLNADEWKKQEESMQRIINAAEALAKVQGRSLIFHPGFYLKDSKEMTYDTIRQNLSRLPYKGIDYRLETTGKGTQFGTLEELVSLCKEVSSCKLCVDFAHIHARNNGSLKGYDDFAKLLQYIADELGQAALHDLHIHMGGIQYSEKGERHHLPLEESDFNFKACLQALKDFNVKGCVICEGPRVEYDALLLKKTYETL from the coding sequence GTGAGGGGGATAAATAGACTTCTTTTTGGGATATCTGGTCTTCCTATCGGTAATGGTCATAAATTTAACTATGCGTCCGGGATAACCTATTTGAAAGGGTTTGGTCTTGATGCAATGGAACTTCTTTTTGTCAGGTCTGTCAATGTATCGGATAAGAACAAAGATGCTATATTGGAAAACAAACTCAAAAATGACTTTTATTTATCGGCTCATGGATCCTATTATATAAATTTAAATGCAGATGAATGGAAGAAACAAGAGGAATCAATGCAAAGAATCATAAATGCGGCAGAGGCTCTAGCCAAAGTCCAAGGGCGAAGTCTTATTTTCCACCCAGGATTTTATCTGAAGGATTCTAAAGAGATGACGTATGATACGATACGACAAAATTTATCCAGACTGCCATATAAAGGAATTGATTATCGATTAGAGACTACTGGAAAAGGAACGCAATTCGGAACACTTGAAGAATTAGTATCTTTGTGTAAAGAAGTCAGTTCGTGCAAACTATGTGTTGATTTTGCTCACATACATGCGAGAAACAACGGCAGCTTAAAGGGGTATGATGATTTTGCCAAACTACTTCAATATATAGCAGATGAATTAGGGCAGGCTGCTTTACATGATCTTCATATTCATATGGGGGGAATTCAGTACAGCGAAAAAGGTGAGAGGCATCACCTTCCCTTAGAGGAAAGTGACTTTAACTTTAAAGCCTGCTTACAAGCACTAAAAGATTTCAATGTGAAGGGCTGTGTTATATGTGAAGGTCCAAGAGTTGAATACGATGCTTTATTGTTGAAAAAGACATACGAAACATTATAA